A single region of the Leptodactylus fuscus isolate aLepFus1 chromosome 5, aLepFus1.hap2, whole genome shotgun sequence genome encodes:
- the LOC142203312 gene encoding carboxypeptidase A1-like encodes MKGALVLLALVAAVTGMENYSGHQVLRILPADENQVNLVKDLENLEDLQLDFWREPTKPETFIDIRVPFFSLQDVKVYLEFHNIQYNIMIQDLQELLDEEKKDMKIGHAMENARSTNTFNFATYHTFDEINNFIDTLVAENPGLVSKIQIGKSYEGRPLNVLKFSTGANRPAFWIDTGIHSREWVTQASGLWFANKIAKDYGSDPSLTATLNRMDIFLEIVTNPDGFVYTHTNNRMWRKTRSPNSGSSCVGTDPNRNWDAGFGGGGSSSNPCTETYRGRAAHSEPEVKAIVDFVKSHGKIKGFVSIHSYSQMLLYPYGYTTTRTPDNAELDSVAKAAINALSSLYGTKYTYGSIITTIYQASGGTIDWTYNQGIKYSYTFELRDTGRYGFALPANQIIPTAEETWLALTKLIEHTRDNLY; translated from the exons ACACCAAGTCCTGCGAATTCTCCCAGCCGATGAAAATCAGGTGAACCTGGTAAAGGATCTGGAAAATCTTGAAGATCTGCAG CTGGATTTCTGGAGGGAACCCACCAAACCAGAGACATTTATTGACATTCGTGTGCCATTTTTCAGTCTTCAAGATGTAAAGGTCTATCTGGAATTTCACAATATCCAGTACAATATTATGATCCAAGACCTGCAG GAATTGTTAGATGAAGAAAAGAAAGATATGAAAATTGGACATGCCATGGAAAATGCCCGTTCTACCAACACATTTAACTTTGCTACATACCACACCTTTGATGAG ATCAATAACTTTATTGACACTTTGGTGGCTGAAAATCCTGGCCTGGTGAGCAAAATTCAGATTGGTAAAAGCTACGAGGGTCGTCCTCTGAATGTTTTAAAG TTCAGTACTGGTGCCAACCGTCCTGCTTTCTGGATTGACACTGGAATTCATTCCCGTGAGTGGGTTACTCAGGCCAGTGGTTTGTGGTTTGCTAACAAG ATCGCTAAAGATTATGGAAGTGACCCATCCCTTACTGCCACCTTGAACAGAATGGACATATTCTTGGAAATTGTGACCAATCCTGATGGGTTTGTTTATACCCACACCAAT AACCGTATGTGGCGTAAGACCAGATCTCCAAATAGTGGCTCTAGCTGTGTTGGAACTGACCCCAATAGAAACTGGGATGCTGGTTTTGGAG GTGGTGGATCAAGCTCAAATCCTTGCACTGAAACCTACAGAGGACGTGCTGCCCACTCTGAGCCAGAGGTCAAGGCTATTGTCGACTTTGTGAAGAGCCATGGCAAAATCAAGGGATTTGTTTCCATCCACAGCTATTCCCAGATGCTCCTCTATCCATATGGTTACACCACTACTCGTACCCCAGATAATGCTGAATTG GACAGTGTTGCTAAAGCTGCTATAAATGCATTGAGTTCACTGTATGGAACAAAATATACATATGGAAGTATCATTACCACTATCT ATCAAGCAAGTGGAGGCACCATTGACTGGACCTACAACCAGGGCATCAAGTACTCTTACACCTTTGAGCTTCGTGATACTGGCCGCTATGGCTTTGCTCTGCCAGCGAACCAGATTATCCCAACTGCTGAGGAGACCTGGTTGGCCCTTACTAAGCTCATTGAGCATACCCGTGATAACCTCTATTAA